The genome window TTTTCTGCCCCCGCATACCTTCTGCCCAAAGCACTCGGCTGAGGTGCATCTGAGGTATGTACCTGCGTCACCACTTTCTCCTGGTTCATACCACCTGCACAGACAGATGAAGATCACAAGAAATAGTCCTTTTTTACTCCCAGGGCACAGCCTGGAAGagccttcccagctcccttgAGGGCCTGTGTTTGGTGGCTCAGGCCTGCGAGCACAGGGCGTGATGGACGgccaggcagcagcactgccccTGGGCTACTTCCCTCACTCATGGATGGAGGGACAccggccccttccctccttctgccTACTGCCACTCTCCCTCGGTgtttgctcctgctgctcccgtCCTTTTTTTATCATATGGCACTACCTTTCAGTCTCTGTACCAAAGGTAATCTCTTGTTAAGACTGCTGAAggattcattattattattattattcctctgCATTAAGTCCCAAGCTGTCCCTGTCGTTCTCCTCTGGTTGCTGGCTCCAGCAGGGGCCCGGTGCCGCAGAGGGgcctcctctcccccttcctacCCTGTCACCGCACCTGGGCTGGCCGCCCTCACCTCACCTCACGGGCCCTTCCCGGACCTGGATCGTTGTCAGGGGCCCGAAACGCAAAGTGCGCTGCCAGCAcggccccatcccctcctggaGAGGCCACAGGCGCTGCCGGGGGAGGGCGGACGCGCCGAGAGCCGACCCTCCGCAATCtctgccgcccgcccggcccctccgccgccgccaaGGGAGGGAACATGGCGGCcgtttcccctctccccctccttaGCGCCCCCTAGCGGCGGTGGGGCACCGCCCGGCTGACGTCACGCCGCGACGCCGCCCGGTTGCTAGGCGGCAGGGCGGTGTTTCCTCCGCCCGCCGGAAGTGACGGGCGGGGCGGTCGGCTGCGTGGGGGATGCgcgagcggcggcagcggcggcggggcgtcCGGGTGGATCccgagcggggctgcgggggcgggggcgggggttGGCGGCCGCCGCCATGCTGAGCCGCAGCTCGTTCACCAGCCTGGTGGTGGGGGTGTTCGCCGTCTACGTGGCGCACACGTGCTGGGTGATGTACGGCATCGTCTACACGCGgccctgcccggcggcggcggggggcggtggcggcggcgcggccggctgCGTCTGGCCTTACCTGGCGCGGCGGCCCAAGCTGCAGGTGAGCGGGCGGGTAACGGGCCGCACCCTGCTTCGGGCCCTCACAGCTGACCGCCGGCGGAACGGGCTGGTCGGTGCCGGTGGCGGCCCGCGGGGAGTCGCAGCAGCGCCTGCCAGGGCCCTGTCTCCGCCGGCGCCGCGCTGACAGccggccggcccgcccgcccTCCGGCCGCCTCAGCCCGCCTTCTGCCGCCGTTGGGGCCGCGGTTGTGGCGGGGCGAGCGGGGTGTCCCGGGCGGGCGGGTGGCTCAGGCGGCTGAGTGAAGGACGGGGGGGACGAGAATTGTGTTTTGTGTCTTGATTTCGTGTATCTGGCGGCAGATACACGGGAGAGAGCAGGCGGACGGCAGAAACGACTCAGCTTACTCGGGAATCTTCGACTGCCAAGTATAGGTCGTCctataaaaatgtgtttggagGCTGTGTTATAGTGCGTTTCTGCCCCCAAAAGGAGGGAACAGATAACTGAGAGCTATTTTAGACTTTTTCCGAGTATGTCATTTTCCTTCCCGGTGTATAACCATCACGTGACTAGGGAAATTAGTGAAGTTGGAATACATACACATCTGTACTCTAAGCATACTAACGCACGCACTTAAAGtaagggataacagttttaaactgaaagagggtagatttagattagatttcagggagaaatttttcactatgagggtggtgaggcactggaacaggctgcccagggaagctgtggatgccccatccctggaagtgttcaaggccaggctggatggggctttgagcagcctggtctagcgggaggtgtctctgcccgtggcaggggggttggaactagatgacctttaaggtcccttccaacccaaaccattctgtgattgtaacGTAATATGTCTGTACTCTGATTTCTCTATGCTGTGTTTTGATTTTAGCTAAGCGTGTATACTACTACACGGTCAAATATTGGTGCTGAGAGTAATATAGATCTGGTTTTGAATGTGGAGGACTTTGATATTGAGTCCAAATTCGAAAGGTAGGTATCCGAACTATGAGTTCTTTGTTTAATTCTGAAGGATGTGTCCTAACTAGTAGTTACATGTACAGAAGTGTGCATGAAGCAAGGTAGACTGTTCATGATAGTTGTTTTGAAAGAGTATGGTTGTTGTTCTCACATTCTTTGTTTTGAGGTTAAAGCTATTTTTGCTGTACAGGCTATTCATAAAGTAGTAACCATATTTGCCATGCGAAGGCAGGAAAGATGTCAGTTGGATTTCAGCCTTAGAGTTCAGAACAAAGTGCTGCTGttaataaaagcagtattttttagTTAATTAAAGGTTCCTAGGATATTTCATGAATGAAACGTTGGTAAAGTGCATGCCTTGATGGAAATGATGTGCTCAGTTTACCTGGTACTGAGGAATAGGCTCTTAGACAAACTTTTCTTACATTGAAAAATCATCTTGTAGTTGCATGAAACAAAGCTTGCAAAACAAAGCTACACTAGTAAGTACAGTATCTTAAGATAATAGTAAAACTTAGGAAATGCAAATGTTATGATACATACTGGACTATGTAAATTGATCCCATATTTCAGCATGTGCTATGTTATCTCGTAATGTATTTATTATGTATTTCAGGACAGTGAATGTCTCTGTACCAAAGAAAACACGAAATAATGGCAcgttatatgcatatatatttcttCATCATGCTGGCATTTTGCCTTGGCGTGACGGTAAGCAGGTGCATATAGTAAGCCCTCTGACCACGTACATGGTCCCTAAACCAGAAGAGATTAATTTGCTCACCGGAGAATCAACCACACAGGTAGGTGATTTTTCCATCTATAGATGAAGAACTGAACAAAAGTAACGTCTTTTATAGACACTTCTCGCATTGGCATCTGCTGTGCTTGCATCTTTACACTAATGATgatattaggagaaaaaaaaaaaaacacaaaatcgAAACCCCTCCTCCTGATTATCAGCTAATAGTAGACCACTCAGCCTAGCAGAGGTGTAGAGCCCTCTATAACACTGGCTGCTATTAAAACACTTCCTCAGTTAATGTTAATTACTACTTAAAGGATTTGTTTCTTTTGGTAGAAACGCTGTATTGTTCTGTAGCAGTATGACACTGCTTTCCATAGTGAATTGGATTCATGTGAAATAATatgctttgtttttataaaacagaGATGTGAACTTGATTTTGACATTGGTGAGTGACCAATGTcaaattgcttctttttctttggaatgTTCTTACTTTTCACTTCAATTCAAGGGAGTAAGATAGTATCCTTTAACAAACACTATGATTACTCACTagggggcgaggggcgggggtggggggaatgtaGTCTTATTTAATGAAATACGTGTGAATGGCTGTTGTACCTCGTGTTAGGTAGAGCTTGAGAATTTCACTCTGTTCTTCTTTGGGATCTGAAATACACTTGTAGCCAGCAGTGCCATTTCTAAACCCTGTCAGAATGAAATTGAAAATGAGTTGAGGCTGGAGTTCAACACTAGAAGTCAGAACAGGTGGTGTTCatccaaagaaaaacaagtaGAATGCCGTGGTGATAAGCATCTGCTGAAAGCTAAGGTTGTACTCGGTTTCAGCACTGCTTTACACAGTGCTTGGAAGTTCAAAACAAGTGGTCTGAtctttttaatctcaaaaattaATGCGGTTGATCATCCACCATAACCTTTTGACTGTTTTGAAGTAACATCTGATTACTCTGTGGTCCTTATGTCAAAGTGACCTTTTTTGACTAGTATCCACATTCCTAAGGTATTAAGATTAATTAGCTGAATATTCATTCTTGATGAACAAGGCTGTGAATAGGCACTGAAGTTTTTTCAGTGTCAAATTATTGTGGGCCTTTACAATCCATTCTATCGTATTTGAGCAAAATACTTGATCTGGTCAAAATTAAGGTAAAGTGTTTCTTCGTGGACTTCTGTTTTGTGATATAGTTAGTGACTCTGTAGTTTTTGTGAGTTAGAGTATGATCCTATTTAAAATTCCGTATTGTTTGTCAGTATGTatgcctgtattttatttttaaagcaaattgaagcagaaaaacagaCCAGTGCCCTAGATGAACCTGTCTCTCACTGGAGGTCAAGATTAACATTGAATGTCATGGTGGAAGATTTTGTATTTGATGGATCATCCCTTCCTGCTGATGTTCACCGTTACATGAAGATGTAAGTTGATGACTGAATTTTACTAGATTGGTTAGTGTAAACTTACTACACATTTCTTCAGAAATCCTCCTTGGCCTACTTTagtattttatgtttaaattgGCACTTAGGAGACAAGAATAGGTACTCTTAATGCTTGCATTTTGGTAGTGACAATTAGTAAGATATTGTGTACTAGAAAACCTTATTGGAGATATCTTGTTCCCGGGCAGCAGCTCAGAGTTTAGAATAATGTTTTTGTATAGAGTTATAGTAAGAGAAAGCAGAACTACAAAGAGACAAGTGCTACAGCAGACTTCATACCTCCTTGTTCTCAAATCATACTTCTGGCCTTTAAAGCAATTACTGTCCCTTGACCTTTCCCCTTAAACTTCGTCTGCAAATTGCTTGTACAAAGTGATGAAGAGGTGCAGCTGATCTCCTATGtcatcttttttctccctttaagaTTTGCTTTATTATACTTTGACAGCATGCGTTCCTACGTTACGTTGCTTTCTCaagaaaatactaaaaagcaGGGATAGGTTTTTAGGCCACTAAATGCGGGCAGATGCGGGCAGTAGCTTCTGTTCACAGCTCGCTTAAATTACTTCCAGTGTTAACTATATAAATAGTGCGGTGTTGACTTGTGCTGCTGTATGTTGATGCCTTTCTCTACAAGTATCCTGTTAAATCCAGAAGGAGTTGCTTAATCAGCAGACCCTGGGGTTCTGAGATAGCTTCCCAGCCAGAATAAACAAAATTAGCAACTTATAAAATAGGCCCATAACAAGAAGAGGCTGGACTGGGGTTAATGAACGAGGATATTCTTTCTGGTCATGTTTAGATACACATCAGTGCTGTTTTGTTATTGCATTACACAGGAAATAGTTTAGATATGAAATACCCTGCTGCAATTCCAGTAGCAGTAGCTTTAATTGTAGTtattatatagaaatataaaCCTCTTCAGTTAAGTAACCAAGCAGTATTTCTGGGCCTCAATTTAGTACTTTTCTATATTACTGTTGCTCATTGTATATTTAGTAGTCAGTCTTTCTTAGCATGCAtagagacttttttcttttgtcaacaACTAAAATTCAACTTCAGGCTTTAAAAAGCTCTGTTATGCTAGTTCCATAGACTTTTGCCGAGAACATCACGGTGTAGATAACTGCCTTTCTAGTGAAGAACATTAAGAATTTGTCTCTCTTAGGGCATTAGGCTAGAAAGTTTTCTAAGATACTGACAAAGAAATTGCTTATAGGTCATCATTTGCTAAATACCTTTCCAGTGGTCAATTCTGTAGATGTCTCAAAGGCTGGGAAGTTTCTGTTGGTTCCAGGAAAGTTGGTGAGGTGGTAGAGCAATCCAAGCGAGAGCTTCTGttgaggagaaggcagagaagatTTCTGCTCCTTGTGCAGTCTCTCCAGTAGTATCTAGCCTTCCGGTGTGCATACCAGCCATCGCGTTCATAGTCCCATGCTAGCTCCAGCATGTGCTGTTGCTGACCTGATGGATGTCATTCGGGGtgcagaggggtgggggaggtAGCGGAGAGTTGTCATTGTTGCAGTAGGAGAGGGATACTTGAGACAAAGGATACAAATATATGGTGGTAAACTTCAGCACGTTTCTCTTCAACAAACTTTAAATTTCCTCTACCCTTGGTCATGCAACAGCTTCAGCATCATCACAGCCAATGTCATttgttgttctctttttttttttttttttttttgcttattctgTCTTTATCCAGAAAggtaaaaacaaactaaaaagagAAATGTGACATGCCTGATTTTTTGTACGGACATCTCTCAGTGAAAGACTCTAGGCTAgtggcttctttctttcttgtgtgtTAAAGGAAAATGTGCCTGAAAAGATGGCGGGAAATATCTACATGGGTAGATCTGAAAGTGATGAATGAGTGCTAATTTGAATAAAAGTAGTTTTCTTTTTAGATCACTACAGTCATAAAATCCATGTTTAAACATCCTAGGGTTCAGTTGGGGAAGACAGTGCATTACCTTCCAATATTATTTATTGATCAGCTAAGCAACAGAGTGAAAGATTTGATGGTGAGTAATAGAATACCTTTAATTACATTTAACAGTTCTGATAGTAATcttcaatgttttttttaattaagattttgtCATAGGTTGTTTGCTGTAATGAAAAAGTATAAATTCACAAAAGGACTCTATCAATGACTGTTTAACTTAATGTGGTCAAGTGTGGTAACTGCAGAGGCTGGGTCTGGGTTTTGAGGCTCTTCTCTTGTAGAATTCTCTGCCAAGCACTCCCTCGTACCCCAGCAAAAGATATTTGGATTCCACTGCTTTTACCTTTTTGGTAGACATGGAGGACATCACTGCAGTAGC of Rissa tridactyla isolate bRisTri1 chromosome 2, bRisTri1.patW.cur.20221130, whole genome shotgun sequence contains these proteins:
- the CLPTM1L gene encoding lipid scramblase CLPTM1L isoform X3; protein product: MLSRSSFTSLVVGVFAVYVAHTCWVMYGIVYTRPCPAAAGGGGGGAAGCVWPYLARRPKLQLSVYTTTRSNIGAESNIDLVLNVEDFDIESKFERTVNVSVPKKTRNNGTLYAYIFLHHAGILPWRDGKQVHIVSPLTTYMVPKPEEINLLTGESTTQQIEAEKQTSALDEPVSHWRSRLTLNVMVEDFVFDGSSLPADVHRYMKMVQLGKTVHYLPILFIDQLSNRVKDLMVINRSTTELPLTVSYDKISLGKLRFWIHMQDAVYSLQQFGFSEKDADEVKGIFVDTNLYFLALTFFVAAFHLLFDFLAFKNDISFWKKKRSMIGMSTKAVLWRCFSTVVIFLFLLDEQTSLLVLIPAGIGAVIELWKVKKALKMTIKWQGLRPKIQAFNTFIDDIFAFIITMPTSHRLACFRDDVVFLVYLYQRWLYPVDKSRVNEYGESYEEKPKKKAHRE